The following coding sequences are from one Triticum dicoccoides isolate Atlit2015 ecotype Zavitan chromosome 4A, WEW_v2.0, whole genome shotgun sequence window:
- the LOC119285731 gene encoding protein LAZ1 homolog 1-like isoform X1, whose product MTPKNVIRFILVLIHVSSCLGRSGKMFSPSFISVAKSLSSWPIFSAGISVTVALVLSLFLTFEHLCAYHQPEEQKFLIGLIMMVPVYAVQSFFSLLNSKVAFICEMMRDCYEAFAMYCFERYLIACLGGEESTIRYMEDQFQPSDSSPLLDVDYDYGIVKHPFPLNWFMRNWYLGPDFYYAVKIGIVQYMILKPICAILAILLELLGIYGEGKFAWRYGYPYLAVVLNFSQTWALYCLVQFYTATKEKLEPIKPLSKFLTFKSIIFLTWWQGIAVAFLFSTGLFNGHLAQSLQTRIQDYIICLEMGVAAVVHMKVFPAKPYRRGERSVYNAAVMSDYASLGAPDPEEEQEIDNLTIMETSRPDSRDRRLSFPQSVRDVVLGSGEIMVDDVRYTVSHVVEPMERSFTKINKTLHQISENVKQIEKQKRKAKDDSHLIPLESWSEEFSEAQDQVQGGSFSDSGLARKRYNKFRRLRRWF is encoded by the exons ATGACTCCGAAAAATGTGATCCGTTTCATTTTGGTGCTGATCCATGTGAGCAGCTGTTTGGGTAGATCAGGGAAAATGTTTTCTCCTAGCTTTATCTCAGTGGCGAAGTCATTGTCTAGCTGGCCAATTTTCAGCGCAGGGATATCTGTAACTGTTGCACTTGTTCTGTCCTTGTTTCTAACTTTCGAGCATCTCTGCGCGTACCATCAACCTGAG GAGCAGAAGTTCTTGATTGGTCTCATTATGATGGTTCCAGTATATGCTGTTCAATCA TTCTTCTCATTACTGAATTCAAAGGTTGCTTTCATCTGTGAGATGATGCGGGATTGTTATGAGGCATTCGCAATGTATTGCTTTGAGAGATATCTGATAGCATGCTTAG GTGGGGAGGAAAGTACCATCAGATACATGGAGGATCAGTTTCAACCCAGTGATAGTTCTCCTTTGCTAGACGTTGATTATGATTATGGTATTGTGAAACATCCATTCCCATTGAACTGGTTTATGAGAAACTGGTACCTCGGTCCTGACTTTTATTATGCCGTGAAGATTGGCATTGTGCAATAC ATGATACTCAAGCCTATTTGTGCTATCTTGGCAATTTTGCTAGAACTTCTGGGTATCTATGGAGAAGGAAAATTTGCATGGAGATATGG GTACCCATATTTGGCTGTTGTCCTAAATTTCAGCCAGACATGGGCATTgtactgtcttgtacagttctacaCTGCTACCAAGGAGAAGCTGGAACCTATTAAGCCCCTGTCCAAGTTTCTAACTTTCAAATCTATTATATTTTTGACATGGTGGCAAGGTATTGCTGTTGCATTTCTGTTTTCAACTGGGCTTTTTAATGGACATCTGGCACAAAGTTTGCAAACACGTATCCAGGATTATATAATATGTCTGGAG ATGGGGGTGGCGGCAGTGGTTCATATGAAAGTATTTCCAGCTAAGCCCTACAGGCGTGGCGAGAGAAGTGTTTATAATGCTGCTGTCATGTCTGATTATGCATCCCTGGGGGCTCcagatcctgaagaagaacaagagatTGATAATTTAACAATCATGGAAACCTCTCGCCCTGATTCCAGAGACAGGCGGTTGAGTTTTCCTCAGAGTGTTCGTGATGTTGTGTTAGGAAGTGGTGAAATT ATGGTCGATGATGTCAGATACACAGTCTCCCACGTCGTTGAGCCCATGGAAAGGAGTTTCACGAAGATAAATAAGACACTCCACCAAATATCTGAGAATGTGAAGCAGATTGAGAAGCAGAAGAGGAAGGCAAAGGACGACAGCCATCTTATTCCACTGGAATCATGGTCAGAGGAATTTTCAGAAGCTCAAGATCAGGTTCAAGGTGGTAGTTTTAGTGACAGTGGATTAGCTAGGAAAAGGTACAACAAATTTCGCAGACTCCGCAGGTGGTTCTAG
- the LOC119285731 gene encoding protein LAZ1 homolog 1-like isoform X2: MTPKNVIRFILVLIHVSSCLGRSGKMFSPSFISVAKSLSSWPIFSAGISVTVALVLSLFLTFEHLCAYHQPEEQKFLIGLIMMVPVYAVQSFFSLLNSKVAFICEMMRDCYEAFAMYCFERYLIACLGGEESTIRYMEDQFQPSDSSPLLDVDYDYGIVKHPFPLNWFMRNWYLGPDFYYAVKIGIVQYMILKPICAILAILLELLGIYGEGKFAWRYGYPYLAVVLNFSQTWALYCLVQFYTATKEKLEPIKPLSKFLTFKSIIFLTWWQGIAVAFLFSTGLFNGHLAQSLQTRIQDYIICLETTMLLCSLIV, encoded by the exons ATGACTCCGAAAAATGTGATCCGTTTCATTTTGGTGCTGATCCATGTGAGCAGCTGTTTGGGTAGATCAGGGAAAATGTTTTCTCCTAGCTTTATCTCAGTGGCGAAGTCATTGTCTAGCTGGCCAATTTTCAGCGCAGGGATATCTGTAACTGTTGCACTTGTTCTGTCCTTGTTTCTAACTTTCGAGCATCTCTGCGCGTACCATCAACCTGAG GAGCAGAAGTTCTTGATTGGTCTCATTATGATGGTTCCAGTATATGCTGTTCAATCA TTCTTCTCATTACTGAATTCAAAGGTTGCTTTCATCTGTGAGATGATGCGGGATTGTTATGAGGCATTCGCAATGTATTGCTTTGAGAGATATCTGATAGCATGCTTAG GTGGGGAGGAAAGTACCATCAGATACATGGAGGATCAGTTTCAACCCAGTGATAGTTCTCCTTTGCTAGACGTTGATTATGATTATGGTATTGTGAAACATCCATTCCCATTGAACTGGTTTATGAGAAACTGGTACCTCGGTCCTGACTTTTATTATGCCGTGAAGATTGGCATTGTGCAATAC ATGATACTCAAGCCTATTTGTGCTATCTTGGCAATTTTGCTAGAACTTCTGGGTATCTATGGAGAAGGAAAATTTGCATGGAGATATGG GTACCCATATTTGGCTGTTGTCCTAAATTTCAGCCAGACATGGGCATTgtactgtcttgtacagttctacaCTGCTACCAAGGAGAAGCTGGAACCTATTAAGCCCCTGTCCAAGTTTCTAACTTTCAAATCTATTATATTTTTGACATGGTGGCAAGGTATTGCTGTTGCATTTCTGTTTTCAACTGGGCTTTTTAATGGACATCTGGCACAAAGTTTGCAAACACGTATCCAGGATTATATAATATGTCTGGAG ACAACGATGCTACTCTGCTCTCTAATTGTTTAA